The following proteins come from a genomic window of Natrinema saccharevitans:
- the pheS gene encoding phenylalanine--tRNA ligase subunit alpha — protein sequence MQLPEQQLAVLEAASADEATSVDALAAATDLPPETVTGAVFELEDEGLVAVSERVDETVSLTDEGVEYAGDALPEVRLYEAALEAGADTDPVSMGQIIGASGLEGDAVDIALSNYARKGYGVIDSGEITADPDADPEADAEANALAALAEVGETPLDGADADADTIDQLERRGLVDRRESTVREVTLTERAVTELMAGIETSETVGEVTPELLTSWAKQSFADHSSGQEPREDGEWEDVEFADYNVEADAERFDGGKVHILRQTAERVKDTLVGMGFREMDGPHVDADFWINDCLFMPQDHPARTHWDRFALENPTHIDDLPEDLVGRVERAHREGVGPDGEGYHSPWDEDFARALALRGHTTSLSTRYLSGEEIGDLEPPQRYFSVEKVYRNDTLDPTHLLEFFQIEGWVMAEDLSVRDLMGTFEEFYSQFGIEDIRFKPHYNPYTEPSFELFGTHPTTGELVEIGNSGIFREEMLEPLGVECDVMAWGLALERLLMLMYGFEDIRDIHGTLCDLELLRETEVTY from the coding sequence ATGCAACTTCCCGAACAACAGCTCGCGGTCCTAGAGGCCGCGAGCGCGGACGAGGCAACGTCCGTCGACGCCCTCGCCGCGGCGACCGACCTGCCCCCCGAGACCGTCACGGGGGCCGTCTTCGAACTCGAGGACGAAGGATTGGTCGCCGTCAGCGAGCGGGTCGACGAAACAGTGTCGCTCACCGACGAAGGTGTCGAGTACGCCGGTGACGCTCTCCCCGAAGTGCGGCTGTACGAGGCCGCCCTCGAGGCCGGTGCCGATACCGACCCCGTCTCGATGGGGCAGATCATCGGCGCATCGGGGCTCGAGGGCGACGCGGTCGACATCGCGCTCTCGAACTACGCGCGGAAGGGCTACGGCGTCATCGACAGCGGCGAGATCACCGCCGATCCCGACGCGGACCCCGAGGCCGACGCCGAGGCGAACGCGCTGGCAGCGCTGGCCGAGGTCGGCGAGACGCCGCTCGACGGCGCCGACGCCGACGCCGATACCATCGACCAGCTCGAGCGCCGCGGACTGGTCGACCGCCGCGAGTCGACGGTCCGCGAGGTCACGCTGACCGAACGCGCCGTCACGGAACTGATGGCGGGCATCGAAACGAGCGAGACGGTCGGCGAGGTCACGCCCGAACTACTGACCAGTTGGGCGAAGCAAAGCTTCGCCGACCATTCGAGCGGCCAAGAGCCGCGAGAAGACGGCGAGTGGGAAGACGTCGAGTTCGCCGACTACAACGTCGAGGCCGACGCCGAGCGCTTCGACGGCGGCAAGGTCCACATCCTGCGCCAGACCGCCGAGCGGGTCAAGGACACCCTCGTCGGGATGGGCTTTCGGGAGATGGACGGCCCCCACGTCGACGCGGACTTCTGGATCAACGACTGCCTGTTCATGCCCCAGGACCATCCCGCGCGGACCCACTGGGACCGGTTCGCCCTCGAGAACCCGACCCACATCGACGACCTCCCCGAAGACCTCGTCGGCCGCGTCGAGCGCGCCCACAGGGAGGGCGTCGGCCCGGACGGCGAGGGCTATCACTCGCCGTGGGACGAGGACTTCGCCCGCGCGCTCGCGCTGCGGGGCCACACCACCTCGCTGTCGACCCGGTATCTCTCCGGCGAGGAGATCGGTGATCTCGAGCCGCCACAGCGCTATTTCAGCGTCGAGAAGGTCTATCGGAACGACACGCTCGACCCGACCCACCTGCTCGAGTTCTTCCAGATCGAGGGCTGGGTGATGGCCGAGGACCTCTCCGTTCGCGACCTGATGGGGACCTTCGAGGAGTTCTACTCCCAGTTCGGGATCGAGGACATCCGGTTCAAACCCCACTACAACCCCTACACGGAGCCCAGCTTCGAGCTGTTCGGCACCCACCCGACGACGGGCGAACTCGTCGAGATCGGCAACTCGGGGATCTTCCGGGAGGAGATGCTCGAGCCACTCGGCGTCGAGTGTGACGTGATGGCCTGGGGACTAGCCTTGGAGCGGCTGCTCATGTTGATGTACGGCTTCGAGGACATCCGGGACATCCACGGGACGCTGTGTGACCTGGAACTGCTGCGCGAGACGGAGGTGACCTACTGA
- the endA gene encoding tRNA-intron lyase, with the protein MTLEGRFDAADDVVRVGGDARQRYHDSRGYGYPLSGNEIALAPVEAAHLLYRGDLEAVVDVDGGERLGFREFISREPGDDFGVRFLVYADLRSRGFYLSPAAEPWVADPPGGAADFAVFPRGKGPGDGEIAYALRIVGERTDVPAAELRPGVLAVVDEESEITYFEVDRRDPTGSSGADAALPDGCEADLLADRVVVWEPPLELYEKTFYGQPLEGREYDEPTLQCSLLEAAYLAERGAIDLEPATVRERGREVEGERFDRRLRVYAALRERGVVPKTGYKFGADFRTYADVESVENLGHSELLVRVHPAGYVFEPRDLALDVRLAHGVRKTMVFALVGEDSAGGDGIEWWSLERLTP; encoded by the coding sequence ATGACACTCGAGGGGCGGTTCGACGCGGCCGACGACGTCGTCCGCGTGGGCGGTGACGCGCGCCAGCGGTATCACGATTCGCGGGGGTACGGCTACCCGCTCTCCGGCAACGAGATCGCGCTCGCGCCGGTCGAGGCGGCCCACCTGCTCTACCGGGGCGACCTCGAGGCGGTCGTCGACGTCGACGGGGGCGAGCGGCTGGGGTTCCGGGAGTTCATCTCGCGGGAGCCCGGCGACGACTTCGGCGTGCGCTTTCTCGTCTACGCGGACCTGCGCTCGCGGGGCTTCTACCTCTCGCCGGCGGCGGAGCCGTGGGTCGCCGACCCGCCCGGCGGCGCGGCCGACTTCGCGGTCTTCCCGCGGGGCAAGGGCCCCGGTGACGGCGAGATCGCCTACGCACTGCGGATCGTCGGCGAGCGGACGGACGTTCCCGCCGCCGAACTCCGGCCGGGCGTGCTGGCGGTCGTCGACGAGGAGAGCGAGATCACCTACTTCGAGGTCGATCGGCGCGACCCCACCGGTTCGTCGGGGGCCGACGCCGCCTTGCCCGACGGCTGCGAGGCCGACCTGCTGGCCGATCGAGTCGTCGTCTGGGAGCCGCCGCTCGAACTCTACGAGAAGACCTTCTACGGCCAGCCCCTCGAGGGTCGGGAGTACGACGAGCCGACGCTGCAGTGTTCCCTGCTCGAGGCGGCCTACCTGGCCGAACGGGGGGCGATCGACCTCGAGCCGGCGACGGTTCGCGAGCGGGGCCGCGAGGTCGAAGGCGAGCGGTTCGATCGACGGCTGCGCGTCTACGCGGCCCTGCGAGAGCGCGGCGTCGTGCCGAAGACGGGCTACAAGTTCGGCGCTGACTTCCGGACCTACGCCGACGTGGAGTCCGTCGAGAACCTGGGCCACTCCGAACTGCTGGTGCGGGTGCATCCGGCCGGCTACGTCTTCGAGCCGCGGGATCTGGCGCTGGACGTGCGGCTGGCCCACGGCGTCCGGAAGACGATGGTGTTCGCGCTGGTGGGCGAGGACTCCGCCGGTGGCGACGGGATCGAGTGGTGGTCGCTCGAGCGATTGACGCCCTAG
- a CDS encoding helix-turn-helix domain-containing protein has translation MRPETAVADPTQGMGHVTDDGFDTWRALQKATDKKRADIIADIVGHPKGAPSVEELDYMNPPLSDDAIRRHLGALESVGVVRERAFEPGERLRDYPYKFYELTDAARELFDRNGLFPRDAWQRQYRAVEKTARIRDLEEMPRPDA, from the coding sequence ATGAGGCCGGAGACGGCGGTAGCCGATCCGACGCAAGGGATGGGGCACGTCACCGACGATGGGTTCGATACGTGGCGGGCACTCCAGAAGGCAACCGACAAGAAGCGAGCCGACATCATCGCGGACATCGTCGGCCACCCGAAAGGTGCCCCGAGCGTCGAGGAACTGGACTACATGAACCCACCGCTCAGTGACGACGCCATTCGGCGACACCTCGGCGCGCTTGAATCGGTCGGCGTCGTTCGGGAACGGGCGTTCGAACCCGGCGAGCGGCTTCGGGACTACCCATACAAGTTCTACGAACTCACCGACGCAGCCCGGGAACTGTTCGACCGGAACGGCCTGTTCCCGCGGGATGCGTGGCAACGACAGTACCGAGCCGTCGAGAAGACCGCCCGGATCCGCGACCTCGAGGAAATGCCCCGACCCGACGCCTGA
- the pheT gene encoding phenylalanine--tRNA ligase subunit beta: MPTVDIDPDELRELTGSEEKDDDELKDDLFGLGLEFEGRTEDGAFELEFAPDRLDRLSVEGVARSLRYQYGDARGIHVPSPNSPDWTIEVDESVPDERPYVTGAVIRDVDLDDEALESLIQLQEKLHATMGRKRAKGAIGIHDLTMLKGSSATEGNPTIEYVGLEPDEDRFVPLDSDAEMTPADVLEDHQTGQTYADLVSGYERYPAIYDDIGLFSFPPVINGRRTEVSTDSRDLFVEMTGTDQWTIDKMLNIVCYALSARGATIEEVTVEYPDHEIVRPDFSTKTKTVAHDRIETILGIGLDPEAVIDLAERSGLEAERDENEAGDLVYEVTIPPYRVDVLHPLDVIDDLGRAYGFNDLEPRYPDVGTVGGRHERSRLERAARNQLVGLGFEDLLNFHMISEAENYDRLDVSPGDGVYGAGEPATIKEPYSEDFTMLRTWVTPSLLMVLERNTHRAYPQNLAEIGFAAEIDESENTGVAEGRRVGAVLAHHEAGYEDAKARLQALTRNFDVDLETPPTDHPTFISGRTAAVVIDGEKVGVIGEVHPKVLVEHDLEVPVSAFEFDLEALR, encoded by the coding sequence ATGCCCACGGTCGACATCGACCCCGACGAACTGCGCGAGCTGACCGGCAGCGAGGAGAAAGACGACGACGAACTGAAAGACGACCTGTTCGGGCTGGGCCTCGAGTTCGAGGGCCGAACCGAGGACGGTGCGTTCGAACTCGAGTTCGCGCCCGACCGGCTCGACCGGCTCTCGGTCGAGGGAGTCGCCCGCTCGCTGCGGTACCAGTACGGCGACGCGCGGGGCATCCACGTCCCGTCGCCGAACTCGCCCGACTGGACGATCGAGGTCGACGAGTCGGTGCCGGACGAGCGGCCCTACGTCACGGGCGCGGTGATCCGCGACGTCGATCTCGACGACGAGGCCCTCGAGTCCCTGATTCAACTGCAGGAGAAACTCCACGCGACGATGGGCCGCAAGCGCGCGAAGGGCGCGATCGGAATCCACGACCTGACGATGCTCAAAGGCAGTTCCGCGACCGAAGGGAACCCGACTATCGAGTACGTGGGGCTCGAGCCCGACGAGGACCGGTTCGTCCCCCTCGATTCGGACGCCGAGATGACGCCCGCGGACGTCCTCGAGGACCACCAGACGGGCCAGACCTACGCCGATCTGGTGAGCGGATACGAGCGGTATCCGGCGATCTACGACGACATCGGGCTGTTCTCGTTCCCGCCGGTGATCAACGGCCGCCGCACCGAGGTGTCGACGGACTCCCGTGACCTGTTCGTCGAGATGACGGGCACCGACCAGTGGACGATCGACAAGATGCTGAACATCGTCTGCTACGCGCTGTCGGCCCGCGGAGCCACGATCGAGGAAGTGACGGTGGAGTACCCCGATCACGAGATCGTCCGTCCCGACTTCTCGACGAAGACGAAGACGGTCGCCCACGACCGCATCGAGACCATCCTCGGCATCGGGCTCGACCCCGAGGCGGTCATCGACCTCGCCGAGCGATCCGGGCTCGAGGCGGAGCGGGACGAAAACGAGGCAGGAGATCTCGTCTACGAGGTGACGATCCCCCCCTACCGCGTCGACGTCCTTCACCCGCTGGACGTCATCGACGACCTCGGACGGGCCTACGGCTTCAACGACCTCGAGCCCCGCTACCCCGACGTGGGGACCGTCGGCGGCCGCCACGAGCGCTCTCGGCTCGAGCGGGCGGCCCGGAACCAGCTCGTCGGGCTGGGCTTCGAGGACCTGCTGAACTTCCACATGATCAGCGAGGCGGAGAACTACGACCGGCTCGACGTGTCGCCCGGTGACGGCGTCTACGGGGCCGGCGAGCCCGCGACGATCAAAGAGCCCTACAGCGAGGACTTTACCATGCTGCGGACCTGGGTCACGCCCTCGCTGTTGATGGTGCTGGAACGAAACACCCACCGCGCCTATCCCCAGAACCTCGCGGAGATCGGCTTCGCGGCCGAGATCGACGAGAGCGAAAACACGGGCGTCGCGGAAGGCCGTCGCGTCGGAGCCGTCCTCGCCCACCACGAGGCCGGGTACGAGGACGCCAAAGCCCGGCTCCAGGCGCTGACCCGGAACTTCGACGTCGACCTCGAGACGCCGCCGACCGACCACCCGACCTTCATTTCGGGTCGAACCGCGGCGGTCGTCATCGACGGCGAGAAAGTCGGCGTGATCGGCGAGGTCCACCCGAAGGTACTCGTCGAACACGACCTCGAGGTGCCGGTCTCGGCGTTCGAGTTCGACCTCGAGGCGCTGCGCTGA
- a CDS encoding ornithine cyclodeaminase family protein, whose translation MTGFPLLTDGDVYSQFDYEQVVDAMRDAVAERAAGTLEAPPRWRVPAGEGDLVFTAGAATGSTNAAGFRVYETHGTGDDHTELVAVFDATTGAFEGLVAGHAVGGLRTGGIGGVAIDALARPDAETLGILGTGFQARAQVGAACAARDFDAVAVYSPTAESRASFAEILGGAVEPPVRAADDPEPVVREADALVCATNSEEPVFDPDWLEPGTHVTTIGPRFEDAHELPLEVVERADAIATDSLPQVDAYDRPYIASGADRDRMVELAAVLEDPDLGRRRADDLTLFCSVGLAGTEVVLGKRFLERFA comes from the coding sequence ATGACCGGATTTCCGCTCCTCACCGACGGCGACGTCTACTCGCAGTTCGACTACGAACAGGTCGTCGACGCCATGCGTGACGCCGTCGCCGAACGAGCCGCGGGCACGCTCGAGGCGCCGCCGCGCTGGCGGGTCCCGGCCGGCGAGGGCGACCTCGTCTTTACCGCGGGGGCCGCGACTGGATCGACGAACGCCGCCGGCTTTCGCGTCTACGAGACTCACGGCACCGGCGACGATCACACGGAACTGGTGGCGGTCTTCGACGCGACGACCGGTGCGTTCGAGGGTCTCGTCGCGGGCCACGCCGTCGGCGGGCTTCGCACCGGCGGCATCGGTGGCGTCGCGATCGACGCGCTCGCCCGTCCCGACGCCGAGACGCTGGGGATTCTGGGCACGGGCTTTCAGGCGCGAGCGCAGGTCGGCGCGGCGTGTGCGGCCCGCGACTTCGACGCGGTCGCGGTTTACAGTCCGACCGCCGAGAGCCGCGCGTCCTTCGCCGAGATCCTCGGCGGCGCGGTCGAGCCGCCCGTTCGCGCGGCCGACGACCCGGAGCCGGTCGTCCGCGAGGCCGACGCGCTCGTCTGTGCGACAAACAGCGAAGAGCCCGTGTTCGATCCCGACTGGCTCGAGCCCGGCACCCACGTCACGACGATCGGCCCGCGGTTCGAAGACGCCCACGAACTCCCCCTCGAGGTGGTCGAGCGGGCCGACGCGATCGCGACCGACTCGCTCCCGCAGGTCGATGCCTACGACCGCCCCTACATCGCTTCGGGTGCGGACCGCGACCGGATGGTCGAACTCGCCGCCGTCCTCGAGGACCCCGATCTCGGCCGCCGGCGCGCGGACGACCTCACGCTGTTTTGCTCGGTCGGGCTGGCCGGGACGGAGGTCGTCCTCGGGAAGCGGTTCCTCGAGCGGTTCGCGTAG
- a CDS encoding tryptophan--tRNA ligase, with amino-acid sequence MTGDDPLEEESGEPTTGEPLADGGATGADGEGSPIPRADGGAVTDVALDPWGSSSVSDYRKLFEEFGIEEFDEILEDVPNPHYLMRRGVIFGHRDYRPVAEALRNDEPAAVLSGFMPTGDPHIGHKLVFDEIIWHQQQGADAYALIADLEANSARGMSWEEIDDHARDYLLSLLALGFDPEEGELYRQSTNRELQDLAFELGADANFSEFQAIYGFDGETDVSHMQSVVTQMADILYPQLEEPKPTVIPVGPDQDPHVRLARDLAERMRFFKVSEAYASFELEPDERALVAEFYADLEPDEFDDDQLRCVHVAEAVEETPLSELTVDADTLRSVLTKLEEAGMEPIRPRTRFFDRRATDEAFDALIDAVEGEKRVYENHVDAFDLDPAAAEELAREVEVANGGYGFRPPSSIYHRFMTGLTGGKMSSSIPASHISLLDDPEDGYDKVKAATTGGRETAEEQREKGGKADECPVYELYAYLLSGDDDEFAKRVYDECVGGERLCGDCKEQAAQLMREFLEEHQEKREEVAGLLEQTDIELESPRRR; translated from the coding sequence ATGACCGGAGACGACCCACTCGAGGAGGAGTCCGGGGAACCGACGACCGGGGAACCGCTCGCTGATGGAGGGGCCACTGGTGCCGACGGCGAGGGATCTCCGATCCCTCGAGCTGACGGCGGAGCCGTCACCGACGTCGCGCTGGACCCCTGGGGATCCTCGAGCGTCTCCGACTACCGCAAGCTGTTCGAGGAGTTCGGCATCGAGGAGTTCGACGAGATCCTCGAGGACGTCCCGAACCCGCATTACCTGATGCGACGGGGCGTCATCTTCGGCCACCGGGACTACCGGCCGGTCGCCGAGGCCCTCCGGAACGACGAGCCGGCGGCGGTCCTCTCGGGCTTCATGCCGACCGGCGACCCCCACATCGGCCACAAGCTGGTCTTCGACGAGATCATCTGGCACCAACAGCAGGGAGCCGACGCCTACGCGCTGATCGCCGACCTCGAGGCCAACTCCGCCCGCGGCATGTCCTGGGAGGAAATCGACGACCACGCCCGCGATTACCTCCTTTCGCTGCTCGCGCTCGGCTTCGACCCCGAGGAGGGCGAGCTCTATCGCCAGTCGACGAATCGCGAACTGCAGGACCTGGCGTTCGAACTCGGTGCCGACGCCAACTTCTCGGAGTTCCAGGCGATCTACGGCTTCGACGGCGAGACCGACGTCTCGCACATGCAGTCGGTCGTCACCCAGATGGCCGACATCCTCTACCCGCAACTCGAGGAGCCCAAGCCGACCGTGATCCCGGTCGGTCCCGACCAGGACCCCCACGTCCGGCTGGCGCGGGATCTGGCCGAACGGATGCGCTTTTTCAAGGTGAGCGAAGCGTACGCCAGCTTCGAACTCGAGCCCGACGAACGCGCCCTCGTGGCCGAGTTCTACGCGGACCTCGAGCCCGACGAGTTCGACGACGACCAACTGCGCTGCGTTCACGTCGCCGAGGCGGTCGAGGAGACGCCGCTGTCGGAACTTACGGTCGACGCCGATACGCTGCGTTCGGTCCTGACGAAACTCGAGGAGGCCGGCATGGAGCCGATCCGGCCCCGCACCCGCTTTTTCGACCGGCGGGCGACCGACGAGGCATTCGACGCCCTGATCGACGCCGTCGAGGGCGAAAAGCGGGTCTACGAGAACCACGTCGACGCCTTCGACCTCGACCCCGCCGCGGCCGAGGAACTCGCCCGCGAGGTCGAGGTCGCAAACGGCGGCTACGGCTTCCGACCGCCCTCCTCGATCTACCATCGGTTCATGACCGGGCTGACCGGCGGCAAGATGTCCTCGTCGATCCCCGCCTCCCACATCTCCTTGCTCGACGACCCCGAGGACGGCTACGACAAGGTCAAGGCCGCGACCACCGGCGGCCGCGAGACCGCCGAGGAACAGCGCGAGAAAGGCGGGAAAGCCGACGAGTGTCCCGTCTACGAACTCTACGCCTACCTGCTGTCCGGCGACGACGACGAGTTCGCCAAGCGCGTCTACGACGAGTGCGTCGGCGGCGAACGCCTCTGTGGCGACTGCAAGGAGCAGGCCGCGCAACTGATGCGGGAGTTCCTCGAGGAACATCAGGAGAAACGCGAGGAGGTCGCGGGCCTGCTCGAGCAAACGGACATCGAACTCGAGTCGCCCCGGCGTCGCTGA
- a CDS encoding DUF91 domain-containing protein, with translation MIDDAIRVLAGDCTVIAENGDREEYRGRVTTIVKPDNTVLVHDTDGYQPVAWLTRADSVSSDRTGGFTLVAKKDTQTLRIAAHEQDGFAHYPSSAAGTPVGTCPDCGGALVRSSGVHCVGCGDEYGVPADATVRGEQCDCGLPKMRVERGLAFNVCLDRGCGSLDAAVKQAFDREWNCPEPDCDGDLRILRRGGLIAGCERYPDCEVGFAVPAGVVDGECGCGLPTFETASGIRCLDATCDRALEGPLESDAAADD, from the coding sequence ATGATCGACGACGCGATCCGCGTGCTCGCCGGCGACTGTACCGTCATCGCGGAGAACGGCGACCGCGAGGAGTATCGAGGCCGAGTGACGACGATCGTCAAGCCCGACAACACCGTACTGGTCCACGACACCGACGGCTACCAGCCCGTCGCGTGGCTGACCCGCGCCGACAGCGTCTCGAGCGACCGCACGGGCGGCTTCACCCTCGTCGCCAAAAAGGACACCCAGACGCTGCGGATCGCCGCCCACGAACAGGACGGGTTCGCCCACTACCCCTCGTCGGCGGCCGGAACCCCCGTCGGCACGTGTCCCGACTGTGGCGGGGCCTTGGTGCGCTCGAGCGGGGTCCACTGCGTCGGCTGTGGCGACGAGTACGGCGTCCCCGCCGACGCGACGGTCCGGGGGGAGCAGTGCGACTGCGGCCTCCCCAAGATGCGCGTCGAGCGCGGGCTGGCCTTTAACGTCTGTCTCGATCGGGGCTGCGGATCGCTCGACGCGGCGGTCAAACAGGCCTTCGACCGCGAGTGGAACTGCCCCGAGCCGGACTGCGACGGCGATCTCCGGATCCTCCGGCGCGGCGGGCTCATCGCCGGCTGCGAACGCTATCCCGACTGCGAGGTCGGCTTCGCCGTCCCCGCCGGCGTGGTCGACGGCGAGTGCGGCTGTGGCCTGCCGACGTTCGAGACCGCAAGCGGGATCCGCTGTCTCGACGCGACGTGTGATCGGGCGCTCGAGGGACCGCTCGAGAGCGACGCCGCGGCCGACGACTGA